A single genomic interval of Syntrophobotulus glycolicus DSM 8271 harbors:
- a CDS encoding phospho-sugar mutase, with amino-acid sequence MTVEEKIQERYAFWTGDLYFDEATRQELLGLVSDPKEIEDRFYCDLEFGTGGMRGRLGAGTNRMNQYVIRKITQGLADSVLELGPEAGARGVVISYDSRRFSPEFAMETALVLAANKIKAFLFDGLRPTPELSFAVRYLKAIAGVMITASHNPKEYNGYKVYWEDGGQLPPEKADLIAQKLDKRKNWAIEVAAEEEARQNGLFDLIGEEVDKAYLDAVKKQLLYPELTLAEGKKLRLVFSPLHGTGKIPVQRILTETGFSSLFLVPEQKEPDTEFSTVRFPNPEDPEAFKLALGYGAEQHADLVFATDPDADRLGMYARTRAGSYRRFTGNEIGVILEYYLLVQRKKAGKLPENSVIVKTVATSDQGDALAEKLGIKVINVLVGFKFIGEKIKEMEEAGWGTYIFGFEESYGFLAGTYARDKDAVETAALLAEAALYYKERENKTLDEVLEEINLMCGYFGNEQISVTIEGREGKGRIAEIMEILRKNPRREIAGYPLMGSEDFQSGKRMLFGAGKEEEILLPKSNILKFIFEGGGFVLARPSGTEPKIKFYFCVREDSPALLPAKISTIQASFLEPVKHLI; translated from the coding sequence ATGACCGTAGAGGAAAAAATTCAAGAAAGGTATGCTTTTTGGACCGGGGATTTATATTTTGACGAAGCAACCCGGCAGGAACTGCTGGGATTAGTTTCTGACCCCAAAGAAATCGAAGATCGATTTTATTGTGACCTGGAGTTCGGTACCGGAGGCATGCGGGGGAGACTCGGAGCCGGAACAAACCGGATGAATCAGTATGTAATCCGGAAAATAACCCAGGGGCTTGCGGACAGTGTTTTGGAGCTTGGCCCGGAAGCAGGGGCCAGGGGGGTAGTGATTTCCTATGATTCCAGGCGGTTTTCACCTGAGTTTGCTATGGAAACGGCATTGGTTTTGGCGGCAAACAAGATAAAGGCTTTTTTGTTTGACGGGTTGAGGCCTACACCGGAGTTATCCTTCGCGGTCAGGTATCTCAAGGCGATAGCGGGAGTAATGATCACGGCAAGCCATAACCCGAAAGAATACAACGGATACAAGGTCTATTGGGAAGACGGGGGACAGCTTCCTCCGGAAAAGGCGGATCTTATTGCCCAGAAACTCGATAAACGGAAAAATTGGGCAATTGAAGTTGCCGCCGAAGAAGAAGCCCGACAGAACGGTCTGTTTGACCTGATTGGGGAAGAGGTTGACAAGGCCTATCTGGATGCGGTCAAAAAACAGCTTTTATACCCGGAGTTAACTTTGGCTGAGGGGAAAAAACTCAGGCTGGTGTTTTCTCCGCTGCATGGAACAGGCAAAATCCCTGTACAGCGGATATTGACAGAGACAGGGTTCTCTTCGCTGTTTCTGGTTCCGGAGCAGAAGGAACCGGATACCGAGTTTTCCACAGTTCGGTTCCCCAATCCCGAGGACCCTGAGGCATTTAAACTGGCCCTGGGATACGGGGCGGAACAGCATGCAGATCTGGTTTTTGCCACCGATCCCGATGCTGACCGCCTGGGGATGTATGCCAGAACCCGAGCCGGGAGCTACAGAAGATTTACCGGCAACGAAATCGGAGTGATCCTGGAATACTATCTTTTGGTTCAGCGGAAAAAGGCCGGTAAGCTTCCTGAAAACTCCGTTATTGTCAAGACCGTGGCCACTTCCGATCAGGGAGATGCGTTGGCGGAAAAGCTCGGCATTAAGGTCATCAATGTTCTGGTTGGCTTTAAGTTTATTGGAGAAAAGATCAAAGAGATGGAAGAAGCGGGCTGGGGAACGTATATTTTTGGGTTTGAAGAAAGCTATGGGTTTCTGGCCGGAACCTATGCCCGGGACAAGGATGCGGTTGAGACCGCCGCCCTTTTGGCGGAAGCGGCTTTATATTATAAGGAAAGAGAAAATAAAACTCTGGATGAAGTTTTGGAAGAGATCAATCTGATGTGCGGGTACTTTGGGAACGAACAGATATCGGTGACGATTGAAGGACGAGAAGGCAAAGGAAGAATAGCTGAAATAATGGAAATCCTGCGTAAGAATCCCCGGAGGGAAATAGCCGGTTATCCATTAATGGGATCAGAGGATTTTCAAAGTGGAAAGAGAATGTTGTTTGGAGCCGGCAAAGAAGAGGAGATCCTTCTGCCGAAATCCAACATCCTGAAGTTTATTTTTGAGGGCGGCGGATTTGTCCTGGCCAGACCGTCGGGGACCGAGCCTAAAATCAAATTTTATTTTTGTGTGAGGGAAGACAGCCCCGCGCTTTTGCCCGCTAAGATCTCAACAATTCAAGCATCATTTTTGGAACCGGTTAAACATTTGATCTAA